In Strix aluco isolate bStrAlu1 chromosome 33, bStrAlu1.hap1, whole genome shotgun sequence, the following proteins share a genomic window:
- the LOC141917017 gene encoding tonsoku-like protein isoform X3, protein MSAEREIRQLQKAKEKAQRGRNLVEEAAVCNRLCEILASHGSVAHREITEMRSRLYLNLGLVYDGLKEPAKCDHYIKKSIFLLE, encoded by the exons ATGAGCGCCGAGCGGGAGATCCGCC AGCTGCAGAAGGCGAAGGAGAAGGCGCAGCGTGGCAGGAACCTGGTGGAAGAGGCGGCGGTTTGTAACCGGCTCTGCGAGATTTTGGCCAGTCATG GAAGCGTGGCACACCGGGAGATAACGGAGATGAGGAGCCGGTTGTACCTCAACTTGGGTTTGGTCTACGATGGCTTGAAGGAACCTGCTAAATGCGACCACTACatcaaaaaaagcatttttctcttggA ATAG
- the LOC141917017 gene encoding uncharacterized protein LOC141917017 isoform X2 → MSAEREIRQLQKAKEKAQRGRNLVEEAAVCNRLCEILASHGSVAHREITEMRSRLYLNLGLVYDGLKEPAKCDHYIKKSIFLLEVGSMRLFTALTSTWGTSSCGRANTPWLCVAWPRHATAPGI, encoded by the exons ATGAGCGCCGAGCGGGAGATCCGCC AGCTGCAGAAGGCGAAGGAGAAGGCGCAGCGTGGCAGGAACCTGGTGGAAGAGGCGGCGGTTTGTAACCGGCTCTGCGAGATTTTGGCCAGTCATG GAAGCGTGGCACACCGGGAGATAACGGAGATGAGGAGCCGGTTGTACCTCAACTTGGGTTTGGTCTACGATGGCTTGAAGGAACCTGCTAAATGCGACCACTACatcaaaaaaagcatttttctcttggA GGTCGGCTCTATGAGGCTCTTTACTGCGCTTACTTCAACCTGGGGCACATCCAGCTGCGGGAGGGCAAACACTCCGTGGCTTTGCGTTGCCTGGCCCAGGCACGCGACTGCGCCCGGAATTTGA
- the LOC141917017 gene encoding tonsoku-like protein isoform X1 has protein sequence MRPLHQKKHFSLGGRLYEALYCAYFNLGHIQLREGKHSVALRCLAQARDCARNLKGKGMKSGCCGSMAQVGAYWGAQELFPGVGCPPLCHPGPAEFGGFCSRQALAEASLRAGLAAALAARPRLLEPLLQ, from the exons ATGCGACCACTACatcaaaaaaagcatttttctcttggA GGTCGGCTCTATGAGGCTCTTTACTGCGCTTACTTCAACCTGGGGCACATCCAGCTGCGGGAGGGCAAACACTCCGTGGCTTTGCGTTGCCTGGCCCAGGCACGCGACTGCGCCCGGAATTTGAAAGGGAAGGGGATGAAGAGCGGGTGCTGCGGCAGCATGGCCCAGGTGGGTGCTTACTGGGGGGCTCAGGAGCTTTTTCCCGGCGTTGGGTGCCCCCCGCTCTGTCACCCAGGTCCTGCTGAGTTTGGGGGATTTTGCAGCCGCCAAGCGCTTGCTGAAGCAAGCTTACGTGCTGGGCTCGCGGCAGCCCTGGCAGCGAGACCTCGTCTGCTCGAACCTCTGCTACAGTGA